The Candidatus Obscuribacterales bacterium genome segment CGTGACTCAAACCAGTAGGTGGGCAGGCGTTTGGGGCGATCGGTGCGTACCGTGACACCGGTACTTTGTCCGGCAATATGCATCACTCGACTTTGGGGCACATACCAACACAGCCAACCCGCCCGCCGTGCCTGCAGGCAGAAATCGGTTTCTTCGTAGTACAGAAAATAGCCCTCGTCCATCAGCCCAATCTCTTCAAAGACTTGGCGGCGCACCATCATGCTGGCTCCGGGCAGCCAATCCACCTGAGCCTCTTCGTTACTCATCTCCCGAGGTACCACCCAGCGGTTCAACAGTTTGCTGACCAAGCCGATCCGGAGGCCTGAATCTAGCTCACTCAGCAAGGAGGGAAACCGGAAAGCGATCGGCCAAGGCGATCCATCGGCATTTTCTAAGCCACTACCGCAGATGCCCACCTTCTCGTGCTGCTCCATAAACTCCACGAGGGCCCAGATGGCACCCGGTCGAGCGGCGGTATCGGGATTGAGCAACAGGAAGTAATCCGGTGGGTCAGAGGATTGTAGCGCCGGACGCACCGCGATGTTGTTGCCATAGGCGTAGCCACCGTTATGCCCTGAGGGAATCAGCGTTGCCCAAGAGTCCCACTGATTCTCTGCGATCGCAGCCTGCAGATACTCTACCGAATCATCACCCGACTCATTATCCACCACCGCCACGCGAATACTGGGATGGGTTTGTACCTCCTCAACCAGCGATCGCAAGCCATCTGCCACTAACCGTGACGTGCGATAGTTGACGATCACCACTAAAACCGACGGGTCGTTTACTGCAAGGGAATCACTTATGGTCATAGAACCTGTCATAGAACTCGTGTTTTATACCAACCAATGCAACCTGAAATTCGGCTCATTTAGTCTCATTAGGTCTGCTGTAAGGTCTGTTCAATATAGCTGTGGATACGCTGCGTCATGTCTTCAACAGCGGGTTCTTGCAGCATACTGGCATGACCACCAGCCACATCATAGACCTTCACGTCCTGGGCAGTCAGATCGCCCCATCCCAGCAGATTATCCACAAATCTACAAATATGGGGTTCATTATCGCCCTCGCCCGTGGTGGCTCGCAGCAGCAGCAGCTCTCCCTGATAGAGTTTCTTGGGCTTATACTCCTCGGCAGACAACAGGTAGACCGTGCGCACCGGCAATCCCTTGAGGAATTTGGGTAGCGGCGCTTGGCGATCGAGGTAAAAGCGCATCAGCTTAAACTGGAGGCGATTGCTGGCCTTCTGGATCCGAGATTGGGTTTCATAGCGCACCAAGTTAGAGGCCTTGGTCACGACTTTCACTGCAATGCCCAGGAGACGTTCATGGAGCGGTCGGCGGCTCTCCTCTTCTAGGGCTTGGGTGAACCGATTCAGCCGCTGGCTGGCAATGCGTCCCACCTTTTCTTGAGCATGGATGTAGGCAGCATCCATCAAGGCAACCAGGGCAACGGGTTGCCCCTGGGCTTCAAGCTGACAGGCTATTTCAAAGGACAGGACGCCACCGGCACACATCCCCCCCAGCAAATAGGGGCCTTCTGGCTGCACCTGACGGATTTGCTGGATATAGTAGGCAGCCATGTCTTGAATGCGCGTATGCAAAATGGGAAAACCAGGACGGCTGAGCGGCTGGATCCCATACACCGGGCGGGGGGCTAGGCGTTTGGCTAAATTTCGATAGAGCAAGGTTTCACCGTCGCCATCATGGATGAGAAACAGCGGTGGGCTGGCATCTCCAGACTGCAATAGGATCAGGGAGGTTGGCTCGCCGGTTTGCGCCTCATGGTGGTCGAGACGCTGGGCCAGCTTTTGAATGGTGGGCCGCTCTAGCAGGGTGGTCAACGGCAGACGCTCGCCAAACCGCTGCTCGATCTGCACGACCACCTCAACAGCGAGCAAGGACGTTCCCCCTAGATCAAAATAGTCGTCCGTGATGCCCACGGTTTTGAGATTGAGCAGATCTGACCAGAGGTCTACCAAAATCGTCTCGGTCTCAGTGTTCGGCGCAACGGCGGTATGTCCTAGGTCTGGGCGATCGCCTTTGCCTTGGCGGCGAATATGCTGCAGCACCTGGGTGGGCGATCGCAGCTCGGCAGCAATCATCTGCAACCGTTCAGACGGACTGCCCTGGGATTGGGATGATGGAGACTTGGGCTTCGACGAGGCTGCATCAGAGCGCTCCTCGGTTGGATTGTAGCTCAGGTTGACCACATAGTCGGTGGGAAACTCGAAGCAAAATCCCTCATCGGTAGCCTGCTGAAACTCTGCACCACAGCGCTCTAGGAAACTGAGGGCCGGTTGATTTTTCTTTGAAGGAATAAATAACAAACGCACCGTGGATAGCCCTTGCCGCTGGGCCACTTGCCCCAGTTCCCGCAGCATTTGATATTCCACGCCGCGGCCCAACACGCGGCAACTGAGCAAAAAGGTATCGACCTCTAGGGCTCCGCTGCGAGGTCCAAAAATCATCACTCCCACCAGCCCATAGTCGCCAAAGCGATCGCTCACTTCAACGGCGCGGCAGTTCAGACCTTGGGCGGCCAGTTGCTGCACATCAGCCTCAGAGCGGCGACGAGTGGTGCAGTTAAACTGATTGGTGCGCTGGGTGAGCTGGGCTACCCGCGACTGTTGCTCTGCTGTTGGAACCGTCATGGTGGTAGACAAGTC includes the following:
- a CDS encoding glycosyltransferase family 2 protein, yielding MTISDSLAVNDPSVLVVIVNYRTSRLVADGLRSLVEEVQTHPSIRVAVVDNESGDDSVEYLQAAIAENQWDSWATLIPSGHNGGYAYGNNIAVRPALQSSDPPDYFLLLNPDTAARPGAIWALVEFMEQHEKVGICGSGLENADGSPWPIAFRFPSLLSELDSGLRIGLVSKLLNRWVVPREMSNEEAQVDWLPGASMMVRRQVFEEIGLMDEGYFLYYEETDFCLQARRAGWLCWYVPQSRVMHIAGQSTGVTVRTDRPKRLPTYWFESR
- a CDS encoding HAD-IIIC family phosphatase: MQSTQTPVPSATRLQYTVAVAATFTAEPLEESLAFWIDKLALPASVEFTPYNQVFQQLLNPTSLMAENQTGVNVVLLRFEDWWRFSQSSDEMSDADRLADVQRNAQDLIQAFQSTLAQSSAAYILGICPSSPPIQEHPDWAIAFQAIEDQIEAELGSASNFHLLRSPDFERYGSTSVYDPERDRLGHIPFTSDFFATLGTTLARRIYTIKRSPYKVIVLDCDNTIWKGIVGEDGIDGIQVTDAFHTLQQFMIEQQESGMVLCLCSKNNEADVMEVFEQRTDMPLKLDHLVSWRVNWLPKSGNIQSLAEDLNLGLDSFIFIDDNPVECAEVRLNCPEVLSLQLPKDENDIPAFLEHVWAFDHLRVTEEDRKRTALYQQNVARSRLEKEAPSLEVFLASLDLSTTMTVPTAEQQSRVAQLTQRTNQFNCTTRRRSEADVQQLAAQGLNCRAVEVSDRFGDYGLVGVMIFGPRSGALEVDTFLLSCRVLGRGVEYQMLRELGQVAQRQGLSTVRLLFIPSKKNQPALSFLERCGAEFQQATDEGFCFEFPTDYVVNLSYNPTEERSDAASSKPKSPSSQSQGSPSERLQMIAAELRSPTQVLQHIRRQGKGDRPDLGHTAVAPNTETETILVDLWSDLLNLKTVGITDDYFDLGGTSLLAVEVVVQIEQRFGERLPLTTLLERPTIQKLAQRLDHHEAQTGEPTSLILLQSGDASPPLFLIHDGDGETLLYRNLAKRLAPRPVYGIQPLSRPGFPILHTRIQDMAAYYIQQIRQVQPEGPYLLGGMCAGGVLSFEIACQLEAQGQPVALVALMDAAYIHAQEKVGRIASQRLNRFTQALEEESRRPLHERLLGIAVKVVTKASNLVRYETQSRIQKASNRLQFKLMRFYLDRQAPLPKFLKGLPVRTVYLLSAEEYKPKKLYQGELLLLRATTGEGDNEPHICRFVDNLLGWGDLTAQDVKVYDVAGGHASMLQEPAVEDMTQRIHSYIEQTLQQT